GCAATGCACATGCACCCCAATTTAAACATTACAGTGGTCTAACGTATTATGTACAACATAAAATACACGACCGCACACAGTAAATAAGAGAATTTCATGCAAGCTCGGTGCCATGCTGGTATTCTGAATAATCAGTCTCTTGGAACGGGCCGCATGGTGTCACAGTGTATATTTTGGGAATTTCATTGTGCTGAATtctttatccaaagcagcagCTTTAACTTATTTATGCAACTGCATGGCTTTCAGCTGCTGCCATTTTAGAGCTCTTAAGTTTGATCTAATGGAAAAtgatttcaattatttaatttcAGCTGATTTAGTGGTTTTAGTTTGATGGTGTACATCTCTTTCATATCCTTATACTGTATTAATGGTGTACTGTACATTCCGCTATTAAGACTTATTGATATTTTCCAGTATTTTAAATCATGATAATGTCTCTTGATTCCCTTCTTTTTGCTGCATGGCAGtgataatattttttcttatcaGTCAGTGATGTGACATATTACTTCCCTCCTTCCATCAGGCCTTGGAGCTATGGAGGCAGAAGACTGGTCTTTATTTCCCAACCTCCCTCGCTGCTCTTGACCGGCTGCTGCAGGGGGGGCTGGCATGCGGCACGCTAACCGAGGTAGCCACCTACTAGCAGCCAGTGCAGCATTACAGGAACATGCTAAAACGGGTTTGGACTGATCACTTTGGGGAGGCCTAGTGAGGCAACTGTCATCCAGGCTTCAGTTTTAGGGCCGTCTGTCATTTAGATTGTTGTTGGAAAACCATCGGGATTCCTCAGTGTCTCTCAAAGCCTGTTGACATCTTTGACTTTTGGCTATTCACACTAGAATATGCATGCAGAATGTTTGAGTTGCGTTGGTGTAAAATCTAGGTTTATAGTCACAGTTTGTGTGTTAAAGAATCAAGTGGGGCAAAGTCAAGGTCTTCTTCAAATACAAGGAATGTGGTTAATAATAAAACcctccttcatcctccaggtaACAGGCCCCTCCGGTTGTGGTAAGAGCCAGCTGTGCATGATGCTCAGTGTGTTGGCCACTCTGCCGCACAGCATGGGCGGCCTCGACAGGGGGGTTCTCTACATCGACACAGAGTCTGCCTTCTCCGCTGAGAGGTGTCTTGCCCTTCCTTACTTTCTTCCTTCTTACTTCTTTTTGACTCTCCtcctggttaaatttgcagacgacaccaaggtgggtgatgtagcagatactgatctagcagcacagaggctacaacgggatcttgatttaattagcgactgggctgatacatgacagatgaaatttaacacagataaatgtaaggtaatccatgcagggagcagaaatataaagtacagatattttatgggttccactgaaataaaggtagctgattatgtgtatgttgatgcttccatgtcccactctcgccagtgtggggaagcaataaaaaggccagtaggatgttgggttacatcactaggtgtgtggagtttaagccaagggaggtgatgctacgattatataattccttggtaagaccccacctagaatattgtgtgtgggtttggtcaccatacctcaagaaggacattgctgccttggaaaagggtcaacgtagggctacaagaatgattcctggtcttagaggaatgtcttaggagaggttagctgagctgaatctgtttagcctcgagcaaaggagactaaggggggacatgatccaggtatataagattctaatgggtctggatgctgttcagctaaatggctacttcaatattagtttaaatactagaactcgtggccaaaagtggaaattagcgggagaacattttaaaatgaatttgagaaagcacttctttacacagcgtgtagttagagtatggaatagtcttcctgctagtgtagtggaagctaaaaccctgggttcctttaaatcagagctagataagattttaacaactctgagcttttagttaagttctccccaaacgagcttgatgggccaaatggcctcctctcgtttgtaaatttcttatgtaaaTGGAAGTGGAAGAACGCCGCCCTTTTCCCCACAGGCTGGTGGAGATCGCTCAAAGCAGATTCCCCGACTATTTCTCGGTGAGGGAGCGTGTGGAGGAGATGGCGAGCCGGGTGCACCTCTTCCGGGAGCTCACTTGCCGGGACGTCCAAAGTAGGTGAGCTGCCTGCTTTCGACATGAGCAGAGAAGCATTTCCTGCTGAAGGAGTCTTTCATTCTTTTATATCGCTTTATGTTTTGAACCTTTGGGAAGTGACGCATTTGCCCTGCAGTTGGTTACTCAGAAATGTGCTGTGAATCCTGAATAAAGAAAGAATGTTGGTAACATCACCTGTTATTCTGCCAGTTTGCTTTCAGTTCCATCCCGTCATGGTGATTACCTTGTCCTGCAGCCAGCTTCGTGTGCACACTCTGCTTCTAAATCCAGCTGCTATCTCGCTGTGAAGCATCTGCTTTTGCTGtaccctgtatgtgtgtgtgggagctTGAAGCTCCATCAGATAGTCTAGATCACCACTTTTCACGTGACTCCATGCAGACTGCAGAACTTGGAGGAGGACATCATCTCCTGCCGGGCTGGCCTGGTGGTGCTGGACTCTGTGGCGTCTGTGGTGAGGAAGGAGTTCGACCCATCACTCCCAGGGAATCTGGCGCACCGCAGCAACCTGCTGGGCCAACAGGCTGCCACCCTCAAGTACCTGGCCCAGGAGTTCAGCATCCCGGTGAGGACCGGAGggagagcgccccctggagtTCTCAAAGGCAACAGAAGTGATGCCTTTTAGTGGCCGACTGGCCTAGGAGCAATCGGAGTGACAGTGGAGATTGATGAGAGCCCTTTAAGTGCTGCCGCTCCCTCGTGAGCTTTCAGCCTGTCTTTGGATAGGGAGCGAGTGACTTGTCTGTGTAATGCAATACCTTTCTAATGGTATGCTGCCAGAGGCTTCTGCAACCCAGCTTATGAGAGCTGCAGTACTCACGTTCTGTCATTAGGTGGCTCTGCTTCACTTTTGAATATTCGGGATTCTCCTTAGTGCAGGAACATTAGGATaagttactttttttttctttttttttaatgcatgtaTAACCGCTGGTCACAGATTAACATTGCAGATGTTCTTTTTAGAAATCAATAATAGTAGTTATTTGTCTAGTTTGTTCATTTCCCTCTGTTTACTCATtagagggaaaattcaaaaacatttttgaaatgcTTATAGCAGCTATTATTAAGATGGTGACCCTTCATTCAGTGTTGAGGTCAGTCTGTACTTAGCTCCTATT
This window of the Paramormyrops kingsleyae isolate MSU_618 chromosome 19, PKINGS_0.4, whole genome shotgun sequence genome carries:
- the rad51b gene encoding DNA repair protein RAD51 homolog 2 isoform X2 encodes the protein MRVAGVSYSQACQLLKTTSQACAPKMTTALELWRQKTGLYFPTSLAALDRLLQGGLACGTLTEVTGPSGCGKSQLCMMLSVLATLPHSMGGLDRGVLYIDTESAFSAERLVEIAQSRFPDYFSVRERVEEMASRVHLFRELTCRDVQSRLQNLEEDIISCRAGLVVLDSVASVVRKEFDPSLPGNLAHRSNLLGQQAATLKYLAQEFSIPVVLTNQITTNLSDLKPATSFKWNSLEGSSLAAEDSGYVTAALGNTWSHSVNTRLIVQYVDAHCRQIIVAKSPIAAFAVFKYSIQSDGIRLEGDDDQAGPSHQGTDPGLQPIRVRSGFACNLTRGSSAIRNMRGSYS